The stretch of DNA ATAGAAATGGAGGATATGTTCCAGTTAATCCATTAAGCTTTGAATTGAGTTTCTTTGTTAATCTGTGTTCCAGAAGTTTTTGAAATTTTTCTGTGCTTTCCATACGATCAAAATCAAAGTTGATATTGAAGACTTCAACAAGTGTTTTATTACCATCTTTTTCAACTTCAAAATCAAATCTTTTTCCATTTGGTAATTTTTTTTCAACTTGAATAAGCGTTAATCCGTCATCTTTTAGAAGCTTACTGATTACCGCTAACTCTGCAACAAAACTTTGAAATTGTGACTGATTATCGTTAAAATTTATAATCATTTTATGGCATAGATTAATTATCTGCTTTCTCGGATCACCTTTAACTTTTTGAAGGATTTCAGTTGCCGTATTATTAATAAATTTAAGAAATGCCAGAGAAGCTTGATCTCCCTCATTTGCGTTCCACCAAAAATCAAACATAGTCTTTTCTGAAATAAATTCGCCTTTTTCTTTAATGTCTGATTCTACTTTTTTGTAACGTTCATAATATTTACTGCTAATATCAGAAAGCAATTTATTTGATGAAGATAAAGCATCATATATTGAAGGCAAGTAATGTTGTAGCAGATCTATGGGCTCATTCATTTTAATTTTTAAAAATCTAACATCGCGGTTCACTGGCCGGAAGGGCCGCAGGCCCTTACGGTCCATGTGAAACCGCCTGGTTAGAGGGCACTCTTTTCTATGTATATATTTCATCTGTGATTTCTTTACACAGGCCATCAAGTCCAGGATATATTTTACCACTCGTTATTCCAATTTTTGCCAATTCTTTTCTCAGGTCATTTTTTCTCTTGCCATCTATAACCAATTTGCAAAATATTCGTCGTCCGCAGCAGGGGCAAACAATGAGCTTTCCATCCTTATTAAACCCATCAGGTTTGTTCCCAAATAACGTAAAACATGATCTCTGTGCTGTTATCCTCGGATTCAGATGTGGTGGTAATAATGCTATGGGTGAAGCGGGCAGTCCCCAAACAGAGTGATCGTTTGGTGTAGTGATGTTTTCTAACCATCTATCCGTTGATTTTTCTCCTGGATAGAGAACCGTACCGCTGGACCAATGGTCTTCACCTCCGAGTTCCTCTAACGCATATGTAAGCAAAGTTGTAGGAGCTAGACATGTAACTATTGGGTTTTTTGTATCTTCCATCTCTGTTCCTAGAGAGAAAAATAGTGCTATAGCTGCATCCTGAGACCAATCAAGAAGTCTAGTTGATCCACCATAATGTTGGATAAGGAAATACCATGACCATGTATCTGAAATGCTAATCTCAGGCACTAAGGATCGCGCTCGCCTTTGAAATTCAAAAAAGTATTTGCGCTCTTTTTTTTGCTGCTCTGATATTTTATCGTTATCGATGTTTCTATATAGCTTTGGCACAAGGCTACCAAAATCCTTCTGTTCGCCACGGAACCAAGTGGACTCAGTCGTACATAATCTGATGTATTTGAAATATTCTTCAAGGTTCTTAATAGGACTGAGATTCAAATATCCTTTAGGATGCCATTCTCTGCGCAATGCTATCTTGGATTCTAATGTCTTTGCCTTTTTATATAATTCCCTTACGTCTTCCCGGTCTTTCTCGGGTATATAATCTATCCAATTATGCATAATAATGTTTCCCTTTGCCTTGATTTAATACGGTGTGTATCTTCTTTATTTGACCTCTAACAATTAATAGACGAAGTTCTTGTTTATGCACTCATAGTACTAACTTTATTAAGTCGGTTTTCTTTTTTTCTTTCCAAACATTCAAAACCTCCTCCTTGAAATCGTCATATGTTCCATCAATTATGATCTTTTCAACAGATTTAGAAGCGGTCATATCTTCATACGAAAATTGAAACGTAATTTCATAAGACTTTAGCGAATTTAATTCTTTAGAAAAGTGCATAAGATCGTTGTTCGTTATTACCACATCGATTTCACACCTCATTAAAATCCGGGAGTGTTTTTCAAGTTTATATGGGAAAATACATGATTTTAAAGAATCTAGTAAGTGTTTAAAGTGGATAGCGGCTGGTTTATTGCTCAGGAGGTCACTATTTGTTTTAAGCCCAATAATTTCAGGTCGATTTAAAATTATCATTTCATCACGATTGTTTATAAGATCGAAATCAATCGTAAAGTGTGTTTTTGAGTCAACGCGCCCATCTCCTAAAAAAGCATAGGGCCTAAATGATGATGTTTTTTTTATAATTTTGAATTCGTTACCAGGTGGCATTTTTATTAAAGCCTGTTTCCAGGCTTTATAACCAGCGTAAAATACACATAGTATTGCAAATAGGCCAGTAATTTTGCTTTTTGAAGAAAGATCAATAGGAGAGACACTAGCCACAAGAATAATAATTAAGGAAACTGCACTAAAATAATTGGTAGCTGACCTTAACAGTACCTTTATATATTCATTGAATTGGCTTTGTTTCATAGTAGTTCAATCAAGTTTAAGGCCCATAACGGGCTGCTCAGGGGCGGTGCGTTTTTTAGCGCCGTCCCTTGCAGCAGCAAGGTTATAAGTCCTTTTCAATTTTATTTATTTTATCTTGAAGGTTTTTTTCTACTTCTTTAACAAGCAATTCGATCTCGGAAATTCGTGAGTCAATTTTATCGAAGTCATAGGCTCGGCATGACATTGGGAACCATTTCTTTGCAGGTGTACTCCAGTTTGCAACTTTCGGTCTTCGGTATTGATAATCCGTGTGTGCGAATAATTGATTACGAAGGTCAACCAATTCATCATGGAGCGGGCGAAGTCGTGAGGGAACAACCTTTTTTGTCAATGTGTGTTTTGGAATATGTGTACCCTTATTTACTGAAAAAGGGCGAACATAAGAAACTACAATATCTCTAAGGAGGCAATATCGGATATCTTTACGCCGATAGCGTTTTAGAATCCGAAGAGCATGCTTTGTTGAATCGAAGTCGATCGAGTAAAGCCTATAGAAATAATATTCTTCCATGTCTATATTTTTCATAATTCAACTTCCAACAATTAATAGACGGATTTCTTATTTATTCGTTTTTCTCTGTTGTGGAGGCTTCAAAACA from Nitrospinota bacterium encodes:
- a CDS encoding FRG domain-containing protein, yielding MHNWIDYIPEKDREDVRELYKKAKTLESKIALRREWHPKGYLNLSPIKNLEEYFKYIRLCTTESTWFRGEQKDFGSLVPKLYRNIDNDKISEQQKKERKYFFEFQRRARSLVPEISISDTWSWYFLIQHYGGSTRLLDWSQDAAIALFFSLGTEMEDTKNPIVTCLAPTTLLTYALEELGGEDHWSSGTVLYPGEKSTDRWLENITTPNDHSVWGLPASPIALLPPHLNPRITAQRSCFTLFGNKPDGFNKDGKLIVCPCCGRRIFCKLVIDGKRKNDLRKELAKIGITSGKIYPGLDGLCKEITDEIYT